The sequence TAAGGAAGGGGTCTGGAAAAAGGTTTTGAAAAAAAAAGTGCTCAAGTATATTTTCAATCTCCCCTCTGCTTTTTTGTATGTCGGTAAAAATAACTACAATTACTTTAAATATTATGGTGTTCATGATGAAAAACTTTTCTATTGCCCGCACTCGATTGATGTTGAAAGATTCTCTACAGTTTCAAACTTGCAGGAAAAACAGGCCGCAAAATTACGAAATGAAATAGGAATTAAAAATAATTATAAAGTCTTGCTTTTTGCCGGCAAATTTGAAAAAAAGAAGCAACCTATTCAGTTAATGAGAGCCTTTTCCGAGATTTCGCCTGCAAACACGATTATGCTCATGGTTGGTAATGGTGAGCTGGAACATGAGGTAAAAAGAATGGTTGCTAAATTTCCTGAGCTCTTTAGATTACTTCCTTTCCAAAATCAAAGTATGATGCCTGTTATATACCGTTTAGGAGATTTATTTATCTTACCGTCAGCATTCAGGGAAACATGGGGACTTGCTGTTAATGAAGCTATGGCCTGTAGCCGGCCTGTCCTTGCAAGTGATCGTGTGGGCTGTGCAACTGACCTGATAATCCCTGGCAAAACTGGTGAAATATTTAAAGCATATAACTGGGGTAGCTTTAAAAACAAGCTCATATCTCTCCTTCATAATCCGAATCATTTGAAAGAAATGGGGAAAAACGCCAGAGATCATATTAGTAACTATACCTTTGAAAAAACGGTATCAACACTACTAGCTGCATTAAAAATATTACACAATAAGGGAATTCATTGAAAACGCTATATCCCAATAACATTGTATCTGTAAAAACAAATGATAATCAATCCCATAAACTCATCAGAAATTTATGGTTATTTTTTGCCGGGATAATAATCTGGATTGCCTGGAACTCATCACTATCATTTTCGGAAGAAATGATCATCGGATTATCTATTTCTATTCTGAGCATTCTGCCTGCTTTAATATGGCTAAGCAGTAATAATCGTGAACTTCCGGCATTTCAACTCTTTTGTATTACTCATCTTTTTTACTATGGCTATCCTATTTTGAACGGGAATTCTGAATACATGACATTTAAAGAAGAAAGCCGCCTGCTTGCTGCATACAACATCCTTGTTTTTCTTTTGCTCGTTCTTTCCATCTATTACTATAAAGGGCAGGTCAGAAAAACAACAAAACATTTGCCTGACTTCCTGTTAAGAGAAATTCCTGCCGGTTTAGCTTTAAACCTGTTTAATATAGGGGTATTCCTCTGGCTTTGCATTGTAAGCGCCAGGCAGTTCGGCTTGTTAGCGCTAGCAGGAAGTTATATCAACCTGTTGTGGACCATTGGTAATGTATTTGGATCTCTATCCTTATATTTTCTTTATCAAAAATCAGGTGCGGGAATGCTTAGAAAAACAAATCTTATATTTGTTAATTTCTGCCTTTTTTTCTCCATTTTAATCTCTTTTTCCAGTGGCTTGCTGGTACATGGAACATCTTTTCTCATAATTTCCATTATGGGATACGTAATAGGGAAAAAAAAGATTCCTTTAGTAACTATCATTCTATGTGCGATAGTTATTGGCTTTCTTCATGCGGGAAAAGCAGAAATGCGCAACAAATTCTGGAACAATCCATCTCCAAACAATATAACAAAAGTCCTGAAAGTATATGAATACTGGTTTCCAGCATCCCTGAGTGCAATATCTAAAGGCCTTGATAGTGAGCTTGGTTCAAGGTCCTTACTCAACCGCTTAAGTCTGATCCATATCCAGACACGCGTCATAGAATTAACACCTGCATACAGGCCTTATCTTAACGGAGAAACTTATTTTGACATTCCCACTCTGCTTATTCCCAGATTTTTATGGCCCAATAAACCAAGTGGACATCTCTCCACAGAAAAGCTAGGCCTTTATTATGGTGTTCATACACTCGAATCGGTCAAGTTTACCTCCATTGGATTCGGAAAACTTGCAGAAGCATGGGCTAACTTTGGATGGTTTGGAATTTTTCTTTTAGCGCTTTTTTATGGATTTACAATGAGATATATGGCAAAAGCCTGCTATAATAAAAATCAAGAATCTCTGATTACATTTACCGGTATTTTATGGCTTGGTTATAGTTTCCAGATAGAGTCTTCCATGTCCTCCTCTATTGTTGTATTTATACAGGCTTTTATTACTATGATCCTGGCCTTACATTTATTTTTACTCAAGAAAAATAA comes from Deltaproteobacteria bacterium and encodes:
- a CDS encoding glycosyltransferase family 4 protein, which gives rise to MKKNLKLAFIITHPIQYYAPLYRQLSKRQDIAVRIFFTWHNGTNDAMDYGFKKNISWDIPLADGYEHELVPNCSSHPGSHHFMGINNPSLIKSVMKWNPDAIHITGYAFLSNILALRAFHKLKIPILFRGDSHLLDKEGVWKKVLKKKVLKYIFNLPSAFLYVGKNNYNYFKYYGVHDEKLFYCPHSIDVERFSTVSNLQEKQAAKLRNEIGIKNNYKVLLFAGKFEKKKQPIQLMRAFSEISPANTIMLMVGNGELEHEVKRMVAKFPELFRLLPFQNQSMMPVIYRLGDLFILPSAFRETWGLAVNEAMACSRPVLASDRVGCATDLIIPGKTGEIFKAYNWGSFKNKLISLLHNPNHLKEMGKNARDHISNYTFEKTVSTLLAALKILHNKGIH